One Qipengyuania aurantiaca genomic region harbors:
- a CDS encoding sulfite exporter TauE/SafE family protein has translation MDLVYWLSGALSGGATGFVLGLIGGGGSILAVPLMVYVVGVANPHTAIGTSALAVAANALAGLVNHARAGTVKWPCGMTFAAAGILGALAGSTVGKNFDGQKLLFLFALLMLVVGVLMLRGKGRVADDDVHLDRGNAPKLLANGLGAGAVSGFFGIGGGFLIVPGLLGATRMPMINAVGTSLVAVTAFGITTAGNYALSGYVDWALAGVFVAGGVVGSLLGTRLARKLSSTGALTNIFAGVIFLVAAYMLWQSWMAM, from the coding sequence ATGGATCTGGTCTACTGGCTCTCGGGCGCGCTTTCGGGTGGTGCCACGGGCTTCGTGCTCGGTCTGATCGGTGGGGGCGGATCGATCCTTGCCGTACCGCTGATGGTCTATGTGGTGGGCGTCGCCAATCCTCATACGGCAATCGGGACCAGCGCGCTTGCCGTGGCAGCGAACGCGCTTGCCGGTCTTGTGAACCATGCGCGCGCAGGCACGGTCAAATGGCCCTGCGGCATGACCTTCGCCGCCGCCGGGATCCTCGGCGCGCTGGCCGGATCGACGGTGGGCAAGAATTTCGACGGGCAGAAGCTCCTGTTCCTGTTCGCCTTGCTGATGCTGGTGGTCGGCGTACTGATGCTGCGCGGCAAGGGGCGGGTGGCGGATGACGATGTGCATCTCGACCGGGGCAACGCACCCAAGCTGCTCGCCAACGGCCTCGGAGCCGGTGCGGTCTCGGGTTTTTTCGGCATCGGCGGCGGCTTCCTGATCGTGCCCGGCCTGCTCGGTGCGACGCGCATGCCGATGATCAACGCGGTGGGCACCAGCCTCGTCGCGGTGACCGCTTTCGGAATCACCACGGCGGGCAATTACGCCCTGTCGGGCTATGTCGACTGGGCGCTGGCAGGCGTTTTCGTGGCAGGCGGTGTGGTCGGTAGCCTGCTGGGCACGCGCCTTGCGCGCAAGTTGTCGAGCACCGGTGCGCTCACGAACATCTTCGCAGGCGTGATCTTCCTCGTCGCTGCCTACATGCTATGGCAAAGCTGGATGGCGATGTAA
- a CDS encoding TlpA family protein disulfide reductase, translating to MSRFSLTLVSIFALSLAACDRSAPDAAQESGASSAASGEIDRGNAGALMPAANLRDLEERELNLGAVQGTPVLLNLWATWCAPCIKEMPLLDELAGDYGESLRVLTVSQDMGGPDKVADFFAQNRFDHLESWMDPQAELGFALGGGSLPTTVMYDAQGQEVWRVRGDYDWSSEEARAAIDAVLAN from the coding sequence TTGTCCCGCTTTTCGCTCACGCTCGTATCCATTTTCGCCCTGTCGCTGGCCGCCTGCGATAGGAGCGCACCCGACGCGGCGCAAGAAAGCGGTGCTTCGAGCGCGGCAAGCGGCGAGATCGACCGCGGCAACGCGGGCGCGCTGATGCCTGCCGCCAATTTGCGTGACCTCGAGGAACGCGAACTCAATCTCGGAGCGGTGCAGGGCACGCCAGTGCTGCTCAACCTGTGGGCGACGTGGTGCGCGCCCTGCATCAAGGAAATGCCGCTGCTCGACGAACTGGCGGGCGACTATGGCGAAAGCTTGCGGGTCCTCACCGTGAGCCAGGACATGGGCGGCCCCGACAAGGTGGCGGATTTCTTCGCCCAGAACCGATTCGATCACCTGGAATCCTGGATGGACCCGCAGGCCGAACTCGGCTTCGCGCTGGGCGGTGGCTCGCTGCCCACCACCGTCATGTACGACGCGCAGGGGCAGGAAGTCTGGCGCGTGCGCGGCGACTACGACTGGTCGAGCGAAGAAGCGCGCGCAGCCATTGACGCGGTGCTGGCCAACTGA
- the obgE gene encoding GTPase ObgE encodes MHFLDQAKIYLKSGAGGPGAVSFRREKYIEYGGPDGGNGGKGGDIVFRAVQGLNTLIDFRYAQHFKAKRGMHGQGKDKTGAGAPDLVIDVPVGTQVLSEDKEEVLADFTEVGQEIVFLEGGMGGRGNASYKSSTNRAPRQHQPGIPGEEMWVWLRLKLLADVGLLGLPNAGKSTFINQVTNAKAKVGDYAFTTLVPKLGVVRHKGREFVLADIPGLIAGAAEGAGIGDRFLGHIERCRVLIHLIDIAGQDPAEAYQTVNAELEAYGAGLSDKPQLVALNKLDLADTELGQAFAEELLAAGADKVFTISGATGEGIEELLDATLSYLPDRTSTETQAEEVEDEGDEPDWSPI; translated from the coding sequence ATGCATTTTCTCGACCAGGCCAAAATCTATCTCAAGTCCGGTGCGGGCGGCCCCGGCGCCGTCAGCTTCCGGCGCGAAAAGTATATCGAATACGGCGGCCCCGACGGCGGCAACGGCGGCAAGGGCGGCGATATCGTCTTCCGCGCCGTGCAGGGCCTCAACACGCTCATCGACTTCCGCTACGCGCAGCATTTCAAGGCCAAGCGCGGCATGCACGGACAGGGCAAGGACAAGACCGGTGCGGGCGCGCCCGACCTGGTGATCGATGTGCCGGTGGGCACGCAGGTCCTCTCGGAAGACAAGGAAGAGGTGCTCGCCGATTTCACCGAGGTCGGCCAGGAGATCGTCTTTCTCGAAGGCGGCATGGGTGGCCGCGGCAACGCCAGTTATAAAAGCTCCACCAACCGCGCCCCGCGCCAGCACCAGCCGGGCATTCCGGGCGAGGAAATGTGGGTCTGGTTGCGGCTGAAGCTGCTGGCCGATGTCGGCCTCCTCGGCCTGCCCAACGCGGGCAAGAGCACCTTCATCAACCAAGTGACCAACGCCAAGGCAAAGGTCGGCGACTACGCCTTCACCACCCTCGTCCCCAAGCTGGGCGTGGTGCGACACAAGGGCCGTGAATTCGTGCTGGCCGACATCCCCGGCCTGATCGCGGGCGCAGCGGAAGGCGCCGGGATCGGCGACCGCTTCCTCGGCCATATCGAGCGTTGCCGCGTGCTGATCCACCTGATCGACATCGCCGGGCAGGACCCGGCAGAGGCCTACCAGACGGTGAACGCCGAACTGGAAGCCTATGGCGCAGGCCTGTCGGATAAACCGCAGTTGGTCGCGCTCAACAAGCTCGACCTTGCCGACACGGAACTGGGCCAAGCCTTCGCCGAGGAATTGCTGGCCGCAGGCGCCGACAAGGTCTTCACCATTTCGGGCGCGACCGGCGAAGGCATTGAGGAATTGCTCGACGCGACGCTATCCTATCTGCCCGATCGCACCTCCACCGAAACGCAGGCCGAAGAGGTCGAGGACGAGGGCGACGAGCCCGACTGGTCGCCCATCTGA
- a CDS encoding zinc-binding dehydrogenase, whose protein sequence is MTTGKQLFTTLTSDGTLTLELEDVTFPEPTGNQVLVKMEAAPINPSDLAILTGAADFENADYSPGKVVAKMPEPFNTGSKARHGQKLPAGNEGAGTVVATGDSDMAKALMGQRVACVPGNAFSQYAIADAAMCLPLGDHSSETGASSFVNPMTALGFVENAKADGQKAILHTVGASNLGQMLNRICLEDGMDLVNIVRKDDQAELLKSQGAKHVVNSSDDDFMDQLRGAISETGAFYGFDPIGGGQMVDSCFKAMEQVAVSQMSEYSRYGSNQAKRMFIYGRLDFGPTVLTPAYGFGWTLSGWLLTPFLQNAGMETVMRMRKRVLDNLTTTFDSSYKTKVNLKGMLTKDAILDYRQMKTGEKYLVTPQG, encoded by the coding sequence ATGACCACCGGCAAACAGCTTTTCACCACGCTGACCAGCGACGGCACGCTCACGCTCGAACTGGAGGACGTCACCTTCCCTGAGCCGACCGGCAACCAGGTGCTGGTCAAGATGGAAGCGGCGCCGATCAACCCGTCGGACCTCGCGATCCTGACCGGGGCTGCCGATTTCGAGAACGCGGATTATTCGCCCGGCAAGGTCGTCGCCAAGATGCCCGAACCGTTCAACACCGGCAGCAAGGCGCGTCACGGACAGAAGCTGCCCGCCGGCAACGAAGGCGCCGGCACCGTCGTCGCCACCGGTGACAGCGACATGGCCAAGGCGCTCATGGGCCAGCGCGTCGCCTGCGTGCCGGGCAACGCTTTCAGCCAGTACGCCATTGCGGATGCCGCCATGTGCCTGCCGCTAGGAGACCACAGCAGCGAGACGGGCGCGTCGAGCTTCGTCAATCCGATGACGGCGCTGGGCTTTGTCGAAAACGCCAAGGCCGACGGCCAGAAGGCGATCCTGCACACCGTGGGCGCGTCGAACCTTGGCCAGATGCTCAACCGCATCTGCCTCGAGGACGGCATGGATCTGGTCAATATCGTGCGCAAGGACGATCAGGCCGAACTGCTGAAATCGCAGGGCGCAAAGCATGTCGTGAACTCGTCCGACGACGATTTCATGGACCAGCTGCGCGGGGCGATTTCGGAAACGGGCGCCTTCTACGGCTTCGATCCCATCGGCGGCGGCCAGATGGTCGACAGCTGCTTCAAGGCGATGGAGCAGGTCGCCGTATCCCAGATGAGCGAATATTCGCGCTATGGTTCGAACCAGGCGAAGCGCATGTTCATTTACGGCCGCCTCGATTTCGGCCCGACCGTGCTGACGCCGGCCTATGGCTTCGGCTGGACGCTGTCGGGCTGGTTGCTGACGCCGTTCCTGCAGAACGCAGGCATGGAAACGGTGATGCGGATGCGCAAGCGCGTGCTCGACAACCTGACCACCACCTTTGACAGCAGCTACAAGACCAAGGTCAATCTGAAAGGCATGCTGACGAAGGACGCGATCCTCGATTATCGCCAGATGAAGACGGGCGAGAAGTACCTCGTCACGCCTCAGGGCTGA
- a CDS encoding asparaginase → MTKLTVLATGGTIAGIAGSAIAQDYRAGEIGIEDYLEKVGGLGLEAELSGRQIANIDSADMGPAVWNALHPAILEALADPECSGVIVTHGTDTLEETAFLLDLTLPADKPVVVVGAMRPADAVGYDGLRNFANAVRVASDPQAAGRGVLVVMGDRVFAARDVRKVRTRGTEAFRGFPRESIGLVTPSTLEWFGAPWRQGKAALSDWYDDLPEVVIVYVHAALCAEEVLRLVGEDTRGIVLAGVGEGNMPERVRQELALFAQNGIPVVRASRADEGLVDREPEDDANRFVAARALNPQKARILLQLLVAGGITDPAAIQRKFDRR, encoded by the coding sequence ATGACGAAACTCACCGTTCTTGCCACCGGCGGCACTATTGCCGGCATCGCCGGCTCGGCCATCGCCCAGGATTACCGGGCTGGCGAGATCGGAATCGAGGATTATCTCGAAAAAGTCGGCGGGCTGGGGCTGGAGGCGGAGCTTTCGGGCCGCCAGATCGCCAATATCGATTCTGCCGACATGGGCCCGGCGGTATGGAACGCCCTGCACCCCGCGATACTGGAGGCCCTGGCCGACCCCGAATGTTCGGGCGTCATCGTCACCCACGGCACCGACACGCTGGAGGAAACCGCCTTTCTCCTCGACCTGACGCTGCCCGCCGACAAGCCGGTGGTGGTAGTCGGTGCGATGCGGCCTGCCGATGCCGTGGGCTATGACGGCTTGCGGAATTTCGCCAATGCCGTGCGCGTTGCCAGCGATCCGCAAGCCGCCGGGCGCGGCGTGCTGGTGGTGATGGGCGACCGCGTGTTCGCCGCGCGAGATGTGCGCAAGGTCCGCACGCGCGGGACCGAGGCGTTTCGCGGCTTCCCACGCGAATCCATCGGCTTGGTCACACCCTCGACGCTCGAATGGTTCGGCGCGCCCTGGCGGCAGGGCAAGGCGGCGCTGTCCGACTGGTACGACGACCTGCCCGAAGTCGTGATCGTCTATGTCCATGCGGCGCTCTGCGCGGAGGAAGTGTTGCGGCTGGTGGGCGAGGACACGCGCGGCATCGTGCTGGCCGGGGTGGGCGAGGGCAACATGCCCGAACGCGTGCGGCAGGAACTGGCGCTGTTCGCGCAAAACGGCATTCCCGTGGTCCGGGCGAGCCGTGCCGACGAAGGGCTGGTGGACCGCGAGCCCGAAGACGACGCCAACCGCTTCGTCGCCGCGCGCGCGCTCAATCCGCAAAAGGCGCGCATCCTTTTGCAGCTGCTGGTGGCGGGCGGGATCACCGACCCCGCCGCCATCCAGCGCAAATTCGACCGCCGCTAG
- a CDS encoding MarR family transcriptional regulator — MQADFSYEPVHDGAGCQMSVTVLADRDGVRDEMRCDAEAAGFRVLECCGFDEFASGASGALGDLVLVDCGEVDPACLALLSRLDMRCGKSGAQLVVSTTMEALDAVFGCFAMSGAQILVDPGRAERVIAIGRVLADVPNLRLRELAEEDRLMVLRLTEQVSKLAARLEGLSPGQGEGGGAFRLASPVQDWKASGDHYVMVDAADAPQLPRGDVIRKLIRARQLRARFFDAELFADPAWDILLDLAAARSERAQVCVTSLCIAAGVPATTALRWISQMVDSGLLMRIPDPADRRRAHIALTDGTTDLMARYFAAVEVGAMGELQAV; from the coding sequence ATGCAGGCCGATTTTTCGTATGAGCCCGTCCATGACGGGGCCGGATGCCAGATGAGCGTGACCGTGCTCGCCGACCGTGATGGGGTGCGTGACGAGATGCGCTGCGATGCCGAGGCGGCGGGATTTCGCGTGCTCGAATGCTGCGGGTTCGACGAATTTGCCAGCGGGGCGAGCGGGGCGCTGGGCGACCTCGTGCTGGTCGATTGCGGAGAGGTCGATCCGGCCTGCCTAGCGCTTTTGTCGCGGCTCGATATGCGCTGCGGGAAATCGGGGGCGCAGCTGGTCGTCTCCACCACGATGGAAGCGCTCGACGCGGTGTTCGGCTGCTTTGCCATGTCGGGCGCGCAGATCCTCGTTGATCCCGGCCGGGCCGAGCGCGTTATCGCCATCGGGAGGGTGCTGGCGGATGTCCCGAACCTGCGTCTTCGCGAGCTGGCGGAAGAGGACCGGCTGATGGTCCTGCGCCTGACCGAGCAGGTCAGCAAGCTGGCTGCAAGGCTGGAAGGGCTCTCTCCCGGACAGGGTGAGGGCGGCGGTGCGTTCCGGCTGGCCTCTCCCGTACAGGACTGGAAAGCGAGCGGTGACCATTATGTCATGGTGGACGCAGCCGATGCTCCGCAGCTGCCGCGCGGCGATGTCATCCGCAAGCTGATCCGCGCGCGTCAGCTGCGGGCGCGTTTCTTCGATGCCGAACTCTTTGCGGATCCGGCGTGGGACATTCTGCTCGACCTTGCCGCTGCCCGGTCGGAGCGCGCGCAGGTTTGCGTGACCTCGCTGTGCATTGCGGCAGGTGTGCCGGCGACCACGGCGCTGCGCTGGATCTCGCAGATGGTCGACAGCGGGCTCCTCATGCGCATTCCCGATCCCGCCGACCGCAGGCGCGCGCATATTGCGCTGACCGATGGCACGACCGACCTCATGGCGCGCTATTTTGCCGCCGTCGAAGTGGGCGCGATGGGCGAATTGCAGGCGGTTTAG
- the lysA gene encoding diaminopimelate decarboxylase, with translation MDHFQHRSGVLFAEDVPLPLIAEEVGTPVYVYSRATLVRHARVFRDALSELKQPHIAFAVKANPNLAVLRVLANEGYGADVVSGGELTRALKAGMKPKDIVFSGVGKTHAELQQGLEEGIGQFNIESEEEGYELAAIARRFGKRAACALRVNPDVDARTHEKISTGKRENKFGVPLDRAAAIYTALAKEDGLDMRGIAVHIGSQLADLEPLETAFGKVGTLIEELRAGGCTVTHADLGGGLGVPYKAGEELPAPAEYGAMVARVTKDWNVQLMFEPGRVIAGNAGVLLTRVIRVKRGIERPFLVVDAAMNDLARPAMYGAWHDFEAVEPTGEKTIAHIVGPICETGDTFAMDREIDVLGAGDLAVFRTAGAYGATMASSYNSRGFVAEVLVDGDKYAVVADRIAAGAIMDAERVPEWLVD, from the coding sequence ATGGACCATTTCCAGCACCGCAGCGGCGTGCTCTTCGCAGAAGACGTGCCCCTCCCCCTGATTGCCGAGGAAGTCGGCACGCCTGTCTATGTCTATTCGCGCGCGACCCTTGTGCGCCATGCGCGCGTATTTCGCGACGCTCTTTCGGAGCTGAAACAGCCACACATCGCCTTCGCCGTAAAGGCCAATCCCAACCTTGCCGTGCTGCGCGTGCTGGCGAACGAGGGCTATGGTGCCGACGTGGTTTCGGGCGGCGAGCTGACGCGTGCGCTGAAGGCGGGGATGAAGCCCAAGGACATCGTCTTCTCCGGCGTCGGCAAGACCCATGCGGAATTGCAGCAGGGGCTCGAAGAAGGCATCGGCCAGTTCAACATCGAGAGCGAGGAAGAGGGCTACGAGCTGGCCGCCATCGCCCGCCGTTTCGGCAAGCGCGCGGCCTGCGCCCTGCGCGTCAATCCCGATGTCGACGCGCGCACGCATGAGAAGATCTCCACCGGCAAGCGCGAGAACAAGTTCGGCGTTCCACTCGATCGCGCGGCTGCGATCTATACGGCGCTGGCGAAGGAAGACGGTCTCGATATGCGCGGGATCGCGGTTCACATCGGTAGCCAGCTGGCCGATCTAGAGCCGCTGGAAACCGCCTTCGGCAAGGTCGGCACACTGATCGAGGAATTGCGCGCGGGCGGCTGCACGGTCACCCATGCCGACCTCGGCGGCGGTCTCGGCGTCCCCTACAAGGCAGGCGAGGAATTGCCCGCCCCGGCCGAATACGGGGCCATGGTGGCCCGCGTGACCAAGGACTGGAACGTGCAGCTGATGTTCGAACCCGGCCGCGTCATTGCAGGCAACGCCGGCGTCCTGCTCACCCGCGTCATCCGGGTGAAGCGCGGGATCGAGCGGCCCTTCCTCGTGGTAGACGCCGCCATGAACGATCTGGCCCGCCCCGCCATGTACGGGGCCTGGCACGATTTCGAAGCGGTCGAGCCGACCGGCGAGAAAACCATCGCGCATATCGTCGGGCCGATCTGCGAAACGGGCGACACCTTTGCCATGGATCGCGAAATCGACGTCCTGGGCGCAGGAGACCTCGCCGTGTTCCGCACCGCGGGCGCCTATGGTGCGACCATGGCGTCGAGCTACAATTCGCGCGGTTTCGTGGCCGAGGTGCTGGTCGATGGCGACAAATACGCCGTGGTCGCGGACCGTATCGCCGCAGGGGCGATCATGGACGCCGAGCGTGTGCCGGAGTGGCTGGTCGACTAA
- the argH gene encoding argininosuccinate lyase: protein MWGGRFAEGPSAIMREINASIPFDKALWREDIAGSRAHVAMLAKQGIVSEADAKAIDEGLQQVAAEYERDGVPEDWDLEDIHMTVESRLTEIVGPAAGRLHTARSRNDQVATDFRMWVRSAMQRAIAGIDAVLGALVGRAGEHADSIMPGFTHLQTAQPVTLGHHLLAYFEMLMRDRSRFADALVRMDECPLGSAALAGTGFDVDREMTASALGFAAPTRNSLDAVSDRDFALDYLMAASQCSLHLSRLAEEFIIWASQPFGFVKLPDTLSTGSSIMPQKRNPDAAELVRGHAGRVIGCATSVMVTMKGLPLAYSKDMQDDKPPVFEAAGLLDLSLAAMAGMVADTTFQTARMREAAEAGHATATDLADWLVRQADIPFREAHHITGAAVKLADEKGVALDGLSIDDLKSIDTRIDERVFDALSVDASVAARASYGGTAPVRVREQVEEARKRLENFAS, encoded by the coding sequence ATGTGGGGCGGCAGGTTCGCCGAAGGGCCTAGCGCGATCATGCGCGAAATCAACGCCTCGATCCCCTTCGACAAGGCGCTCTGGCGCGAGGATATCGCAGGCAGCCGCGCGCATGTCGCCATGCTGGCGAAGCAGGGCATCGTCAGCGAGGCCGACGCCAAGGCGATCGACGAGGGGCTGCAGCAGGTCGCGGCCGAATACGAGCGCGACGGCGTGCCCGAGGACTGGGACCTCGAGGACATCCACATGACCGTGGAATCGCGCCTCACCGAGATCGTCGGCCCCGCTGCCGGACGCCTCCACACCGCGCGCAGCCGCAACGACCAGGTGGCGACCGACTTCCGTATGTGGGTGCGCAGCGCCATGCAGCGCGCGATCGCAGGCATCGACGCCGTGCTGGGTGCGCTGGTCGGGCGGGCAGGCGAACACGCGGACAGCATCATGCCCGGCTTCACGCATTTGCAGACCGCGCAGCCGGTTACGCTCGGCCATCACCTCCTCGCCTATTTCGAGATGCTCATGCGCGACCGTTCGCGCTTCGCGGACGCGCTGGTGCGGATGGACGAGTGCCCGCTGGGATCGGCGGCGCTGGCGGGGACCGGCTTCGACGTCGACCGCGAGATGACGGCCTCCGCGCTCGGCTTTGCGGCGCCCACCCGCAACAGTCTCGACGCCGTGTCCGACCGCGATTTCGCGCTCGATTACCTGATGGCGGCCAGCCAGTGTTCGCTCCACCTGTCGCGGCTGGCGGAGGAATTCATCATCTGGGCGAGCCAGCCCTTCGGCTTCGTGAAACTGCCCGACACGCTCTCGACCGGCAGTTCGATCATGCCGCAGAAGCGCAATCCCGACGCGGCCGAACTGGTGCGCGGCCATGCGGGGCGGGTGATCGGCTGCGCGACCAGCGTCATGGTGACCATGAAGGGCCTGCCGCTCGCCTATTCCAAGGACATGCAGGACGACAAGCCGCCCGTTTTCGAGGCGGCGGGCCTTCTCGACCTGAGCCTTGCCGCCATGGCCGGAATGGTCGCAGACACTACGTTCCAGACCGCTCGCATGCGGGAGGCGGCCGAGGCGGGCCACGCCACCGCGACCGATCTCGCCGACTGGCTGGTACGGCAAGCCGACATCCCCTTCCGCGAGGCGCACCACATCACCGGCGCGGCTGTCAAACTCGCCGACGAGAAGGGTGTCGCCCTCGACGGACTGTCGATCGATGATCTCAAGAGCATCGACACACGGATCGACGAGCGCGTGTTCGACGCGCTTTCGGTGGACGCTTCGGTCGCCGCGCGCGCTTCCTATGGCGGGACCGCGCCGGTCCGTGTTAGGGAGCAGGTCGAAGAAGCCCGCAAGCGGCTGGAGAATTTCGCATCGTGA
- a CDS encoding NAD(P)/FAD-dependent oxidoreductase — MASDNSDFEIVIIGGGAAGIATAASLHKREPSLKIAIIEPSGTHYYQPGWTMVGGGVFDPEQTAREMARVMPDYVSWIRQSAAAFEPGDNTVILADGSRIKYVFLVVAAGLQLDWDGVEGLSDTLGRNGVTSNYRFDLAPYTWELVQQLRSGKALFTQPPMPIKCAGAPQKAMYLSCSEWQKRGVLKDIDVHFHNAGGVLFGVAEYVPALMEYVERYGISLDLNERLTAVDGSAKTATFATENGSKTVEFDMLHVCPPQSAPDFIKSSPLAGEGGWVDVDQETLRHARYDNVFALGDCSNTPNAKTAAAARKQAPIVASNLIATILGKPLPSRYDGYGSCPLTVEHGKIVLAEFGYGGKLLPSFPGWALDGRKPTRRAWVLKADVLPRIYWEAMLKGREWLVKPGHVG, encoded by the coding sequence TTGGCCAGTGACAACAGCGATTTCGAGATTGTTATCATCGGCGGAGGCGCGGCAGGGATTGCCACCGCAGCGTCGCTTCACAAGCGAGAGCCGAGCCTCAAGATCGCAATCATAGAGCCTTCCGGCACGCATTACTATCAACCGGGCTGGACGATGGTCGGTGGCGGCGTATTTGATCCCGAGCAGACTGCGCGAGAGATGGCGCGGGTCATGCCGGATTACGTATCGTGGATTCGCCAATCGGCTGCTGCATTCGAGCCCGGCGATAACACCGTCATCCTCGCTGACGGGTCGCGGATCAAATATGTCTTTCTTGTCGTAGCCGCGGGTCTGCAGCTCGATTGGGATGGCGTTGAAGGGCTCTCCGACACGCTCGGGCGGAACGGCGTGACATCGAATTACCGTTTCGACCTCGCTCCCTACACATGGGAGCTCGTGCAGCAATTGCGGTCTGGAAAAGCGCTGTTCACGCAGCCGCCCATGCCGATCAAATGCGCAGGCGCGCCGCAGAAGGCGATGTATCTGTCCTGCTCGGAATGGCAAAAGAGGGGTGTTCTCAAGGACATCGATGTTCACTTCCACAATGCAGGCGGCGTGCTGTTCGGGGTGGCCGAATATGTTCCTGCCCTGATGGAGTACGTCGAGCGCTACGGTATCTCGCTCGATCTGAACGAACGCCTGACGGCAGTGGACGGGAGTGCGAAGACGGCCACATTTGCGACCGAGAACGGCAGCAAGACCGTTGAATTCGACATGCTGCACGTTTGCCCCCCGCAATCCGCACCCGACTTCATAAAATCCAGTCCGCTTGCAGGTGAGGGCGGTTGGGTCGACGTCGATCAGGAGACCCTTCGCCACGCGCGGTACGACAACGTGTTTGCCTTGGGGGATTGCTCCAACACCCCGAATGCGAAGACCGCCGCCGCGGCTCGCAAGCAGGCGCCGATCGTCGCAAGCAATCTGATCGCCACGATCCTGGGCAAGCCACTTCCCTCGCGATACGATGGTTATGGCAGTTGCCCGCTAACGGTCGAGCACGGCAAGATCGTACTCGCCGAATTCGGCTACGGCGGAAAGCTTCTGCCAAGCTTCCCGGGATGGGCGCTCGACGGACGCAAGCCTACCCGACGCGCATGGGTGCTGAAGGCCGATGTCCTGCCGAGGATCTATTGGGAGGCCATGCTCAAGGGCCGCGAATGGCTGGTCAAACCGGGACACGTTGGCTGA
- the truA gene encoding tRNA pseudouridine(38-40) synthase TruA: MTRFALTIEFDGTPFVGLQRQDNGPSVQQSLEEAAYRVTGEDVRLFSAGRTDTGVHALAMRSHMDIEKDIAPFRLMEALNAQVRPDPIAVTHCEVVPDDWHARFSCTGRSYVYRIANRRAPLTLKRNRLWQVPQDLDHEAMDRAAKALVGLHDFTTFRSVQCQSQSPVKTLDRLDVEREGDEVRIHAAARSFLHHQVRSMVGCLALVGMGRWREEQLAEALEAKDRQALGLNAPPHGLYFVDATYPDDA, translated from the coding sequence GTGACCCGCTTCGCGCTTACCATCGAATTCGACGGGACGCCTTTTGTCGGGCTGCAACGGCAGGACAACGGGCCGAGCGTGCAGCAATCGCTCGAGGAAGCGGCGTATCGCGTCACTGGCGAAGACGTGCGCCTCTTCAGCGCGGGCCGCACCGATACGGGTGTCCACGCGCTCGCCATGCGCAGCCACATGGATATCGAAAAGGACATCGCGCCCTTCCGCCTGATGGAAGCGCTGAACGCGCAGGTCCGCCCAGACCCCATCGCGGTGACCCATTGCGAGGTCGTGCCCGACGACTGGCACGCGCGCTTTTCCTGTACGGGTCGCTCCTACGTCTACCGCATCGCCAACCGCCGCGCGCCCCTGACGCTGAAGCGCAACCGGCTATGGCAGGTCCCGCAGGACCTCGACCACGAGGCGATGGACCGCGCCGCCAAGGCGCTCGTCGGCCTCCACGATTTCACCACCTTCCGATCGGTCCAGTGCCAGTCACAAAGCCCGGTGAAAACACTCGACCGGCTCGACGTCGAGCGCGAAGGTGACGAGGTGCGCATCCACGCCGCCGCCCGCAGCTTCCTCCACCATCAGGTGCGTTCGATGGTCGGTTGCCTAGCGCTCGTCGGCATGGGGCGCTGGCGCGAGGAGCAGCTGGCAGAGGCGCTGGAAGCGAAGGATCGGCAGGCGCTCGGTCTTAACGCGCCGCCCCACGGGCTCTACTTCGTCGATGCGACCTATCCGGACGACGCCTGA